The Nitratidesulfovibrio sp. SRB-5 genome segment GGCCGCGCCGGGCACGACTGCCGCAACTGGCTCGCCAGTTGGGCCGGGCGAGGCCCTGCGGCCCGACGACCCGCGTCTGGCGTTGGTCCGCGCCGCCTGTGACACCCTGCGCCAGCGTGCCGAACCGGTGCCTCTGGCGGAACTGGCCGAGGCGGCGGGCCTGAGCCCCAGCCATTTTCAACGTGTGTTCACCCGGCTGGTGGGCGTTTCGCCGCGCGCCTACCAGCAGGCCTGCCGCGAACAGCGCCTGCGCGGCGCGCTGGAGCGGGGCGTGCCCGTGGCCGAGGCCATCTACGAGGCCGGGTTCGGTTCGCCCAGCCGGGTCTACGAGGATGCGCACGGCATGCTGGGCATGACCCCGGCCCGCTACCGCAAGGGCGCGCCCGGCAGACAACTGGCAGTGGCCGCCGCGCAAACGTCGCTGGGCTGGCTGGTCATGGCCGCCACGGAGGACGGGGTGTGCGCCATCGACATCGGCGACGACAACGATGCCCTGCTTGCCAGCCTGCAACGCCGCTTTCCCGGCGCGGAACTGCATACCCCCAGCCATGCGGTGCGGCAGTGGCTGGGCACGGTGGTGGCCTTCGTCGAGCACGGCGGCGCGCACCCCGCGCTGCCGCTGGACGTGCGCGGCACCGCCTTCCAGCATGCGGTATGGAGCGCCCTGCGCGAACTGCCCCCCGGCACCACTCTGGGATACGCCCAGCTTGCCGCCCGCATCGGCAGGCCCAGCGCCGTACGCGCCGTGGCCGCCGCCTGCGCTCGCAACCCCGTGGCCGTGGTGGTGCCCTGCCACCGCGTGCTGGGCCGCGACGGCGCACTCACCGGCTACCGCTGGGGGGTGGATCGAAAGGCCGAACTGCTGCGCCGCGAAGCCGCCCGAATGCCCATGGGGTAACGGTGCTGCGCCGTCGCCCGGCCATCCCCATCCCGCAACCCGGCTCGATCCGCCTTCGCTGCCCGCCGTCCACCGGTTGACCGCAAGGCGGGTCCGGGGGGACAAGACGGTACGGTACGGGGGCCGCAACGCCCCCGGCCAGCCCGCCGCCCGTGGCAGGAAGTCCCGGCGGCGACGACCGGCAAGGCGCAGGCCAGCCCCCCTCAGCACCCGGTGCCCCATGCCGTCATTACCGGCAGCTTCCGCGCGCTCCGCGTGCCGAGGCGCCGTCCCCCGTCGCCTTCGAGCGGGGCGGGTTCACGTTTTTCACCAAGAGGAACCATGCGTCCCGTCGATCTGCTTCGCCTGTTGCTGCTGGCCGCCATCTGGGGCTCGTCGTTCCTGTTCATGCGGCTGGTGGCCCCTGCGCTGGGGCCGTTGCTGACCGCCGAACTGCGCGTGTTGCTGGCGGGCCTGGCCCTGTTTGCCTGGTTCCGCGCCACCGGAACGGACCTTGGCCTGCGCGCCAACTGGCGCTTCTTCGTCATCGTGGGCACGGTGAATTCCGGCGTGCCCTTTGCCCTGTTCGCCTATGCCGCGCTGCACATTCCGGCGGCCTATTCCGCCGTGCTCAATGCCACGGCGCCGCTGTTCGGGGTGATCTGCGCGGCGGTGTGGCTGCGCGAGCGTGTAACCCCGGCCCGCGTGGCCGGGCTGGCGCTGGGCATCGCCGGGGTGGCCGTCATGGTTGGGGTGGGGCCGGTGCA includes the following:
- a CDS encoding methylated-DNA--[protein]-cysteine S-methyltransferase yields the protein MDTPTRHMAADLATAVTGSTAASGSMAAPGTTAATGSPVGPGEALRPDDPRLALVRAACDTLRQRAEPVPLAELAEAAGLSPSHFQRVFTRLVGVSPRAYQQACREQRLRGALERGVPVAEAIYEAGFGSPSRVYEDAHGMLGMTPARYRKGAPGRQLAVAAAQTSLGWLVMAATEDGVCAIDIGDDNDALLASLQRRFPGAELHTPSHAVRQWLGTVVAFVEHGGAHPALPLDVRGTAFQHAVWSALRELPPGTTLGYAQLAARIGRPSAVRAVAAACARNPVAVVVPCHRVLGRDGALTGYRWGVDRKAELLRREAARMPMG